In Euphorbia lathyris chromosome 10, ddEupLath1.1, whole genome shotgun sequence, a single genomic region encodes these proteins:
- the LOC136208902 gene encoding ABC transporter G family member 15-like, which produces MEEMKKKQEEQMFLVWEDLTITCNNNNENGENKTRFLVKGATGFALPDRIMAIMGPSGSGKSTFLDALSGRLSPNVIMSGNVMLNGKKISTACRSISYVTQEEHLLGTLTARETLTYSARLRLPRTMTNTEIDQVVEETMITIGLEESGENRVGNWHSRGISGGEKRRLSIGLEMLTEPHLMFLDEPTSGLDSASAFFVIQALRNVALDGKIVICSIHQPSSFVFDLFDDLCLLSSGDTIYFGEAKAAIQFFADAGFPCPTRRSPSDHYLRCINSDFDKILAIRLKSQHESSETELAISFSAENIKGKLLEKYKNSAYSIITRKKIREIKLVNVKSTSDTNNNENSWWKQLSTLTNRSFTNMMRDLGYYWIRIVFCILVTIAAGIMYFDIGLSGISILSRAKLYTYFFAFFLCLCVGSLPSIIEEWKVLYHERFNGHYGEGVFVLANFLSSLPFVAVTAISSVTILYSMVKFHMGISIFAHFLISLLCCISTMECVTMIIALLVPNFLMGIGVSAAAVMLLTIASGLYRPLPYLPKIFWRYPMTYISFTSWAVQGQYKNDMLGLEFEPLTPGEPKMKGEQVLKTYFGVDPNQSKWGDLAALVLLLLFHKLVFFMMLRYKERVLFIFRRCLAKRSFRKLAVKSSFRTARVIPSKRHQPLHSLSSQEGLASPLN; this is translated from the exons ATGGAAGAGATGAAGAAAAAACAAGAGGAACAAATGTTTTTAGTTTGGGAAGATTTAACTATTacttgtaataataataatgagaatGGAGAAAACAAGACCAGATTTTTGGTTAAAGGAGCAACTGGTTTTGCTTTGCCAGATAGGATTATGGCGATTATGGGTCCTTCTGGCTCCGGAAAATCTACATTCCTCGATGCTCTATCCG GAAGGCTTTCTCCCAATGTAATAATGAGCGGAAATGTTATGCTAAACGGAAAAAAGATAAGCACAGCTTGCAGAAGTATT TCTTATGTAACGCAAGAAGAGCATCTGTTGGGAACTCTAACGGCAAGAGAAACCCTAACTTACTCAGCACGTTTGAGGCTTCCACGAACAATGACAAATACTGAAATCGATCAAGTAGTAGAAGAAACAATGATAACGATAGGATTAGAGGAAAGTGGTGAAAATAGGGTTGGAAATTGGCATTCAAGAGGAATAAGTGGTGGTGAAAAGAGGAGACTTAGTATTGGTCTTGAAATGTTAACAGAACCTCATCTCATGTTTCTTGATGAACCCACTTCTGGTCTTGATAGTGCTTCTGCTTTCTTTGTTATTCAAGCTTTGAGAAATGTTGCTCTTGATGGCAAGATTGTTATATGCTCTATTCATCAGCCTAGTAGTTTTgtttttgatttgtttgatGATTTATGTCTTCTTTCAAGTGGAGATACCATCTATTTTGGTGAGGCAAAGGCTGCCATTCAG TTCTTTGCAGATGCTGGATTTCCTTGTCCAACAAGAAGAAGCCCTTCTGATCATTATCTTAGGTGTATTAATTCTGATTTTGACAAGATTCTTGCAATTCGATTAAAATCACAACAT GAATCCTCTGAGACAGAGTTAGCAATCAGTTTTAGTGCAGAAAACATTAAAGGAAAACTCCTAGAAAAATACAAGAATTCTGCATATTCAATAATTACAAGGAAGAAGATTAGGGAGATCAAACTTGTAAAT GTAAAGTCGACGAGTGATACGAACAATAACGAAAACAGTTGGTGGAAGCAGCTAAGCACATTAACAAATCGTTCGTTTACGAATATGATGAGAGATTTGGGTTATTACTGGATAAGGATTGTGTTCTGTATTCTGGTGACAATAGCTGCAGGAATAATGTACTTTGACATTGGCTTATCAGGCATTTCAATCTTATCAAGAGCTAAACTTTACACCTATTTCTTTGCCTTCTTCCTTTGCTTGTGCGTTGGAAGTTTACCTTCTATCATTGAAGAATGGAAG GTACTAtatcatgaaagattcaacggGCATTATGGCGAGGGAGTATTTGTTCTTGCCAACTTCCTATCATCACTCCCTTTCGTGGCAGTTACGGCTATATCCTCCGTAACTATACTATACAGCATGGTGAAATTTCATATGGGAATCTCCATATTTGCCCATTTTCTCATCAGTCTCTTGTGCTGCATTTCTACCATGGAGTGTGTGACAATGATTATTGCACTACTTGTTCCTAACTTTTTGATGGGTATAGGAGTTTCAGCTGCTGCAGTT ATGCTTCTCACAATTGCATCTGGACTCTATAGGCCACTGCCTTATTTGCCTAAGATCTTCTGGCGATACCCTATGACGTATATCAGTTTCACTTCTTGGGCTGTACAG GGTCAATACAAAAATGACATGCTAGGACTGGAGTTTGAACCCTTAACGCCAGGAGAACCAAAGATGAAAGGCGAACAAGTTCTGAAGACTTATTTCGGTGTAGACCCTAACCAATCTAAGTGGGGGGATTTGGCTGCTCTagtgttgttattgttgtttcACAAACTAGTATTCTTTATGATGTTAAGATACAAGGAGAGAGTACTATTCATCTTTCGCAGATGCCTAGCAAAACGAAGTTTTCGGAAACTAGCTGTAAAATCTTCATTTAGGACGGCAAGAGTCATCCCTTCAAAGCGTCATCAACCTCTCCATTCATTGTCTTCTCAAGAAGGTCTTGCCTCGCCATTGAATTGA
- the LOC136208903 gene encoding NADPH-dependent thioredoxin reductase 3 — MATTPKITLGIGAPLPMSPLSLPPHSLVFLSNTSLPSHRRSLSLSSPILTHSTSLRPVKASSADSPASARGVENVVIIGSGPAGYTAAIYAARANLKPVVFEGYQMGGVPGGQLMTTTEVENFPGFPDGITGPDLMDRMRRQAERWGAELFQEDVESLDVKNSPFTVKSSERKVKCHSIIYATGATAKRLRLPREEEFWSRGISACAICDGASPLFKGQILAVVGGGDTATEEAIYLTKYARHVHLLVRRDQLRASKAMQDRVFNNPNITVHFNTETVDVVSNTKGQMSGILTRKLDTGEESVLEAKGLFYGIGHLPNSQLLEGQVQLDSAGYVLVQEGTAKTSVEGVFAAGDVQDYEWRQAVTAAGSGCIAALSVERYLVGNNLLVEFHQPPTEEVKKELTDRDVEAGFDITLTKHKGQYSLRKLYHESPRLICVLYTSPTCGPCRTLKPILSKVIDEYDQNVHFVEIDIEEDQEIAEAAGIMGTPCVQFFKNKEMLRTVPGVKMKKEYREFIDANK, encoded by the exons ATGGCTACGACTCCGAAGATAACACTCGGAATCGGCGCCCCTCTTCCGATgtctcctctctctcttcccCCTCACTCCCTCGTCTTCCTCTCTAACACCTCCCTTCCTTCTCATCGCcgctctctttctctctcctcaccTATTCTTACTCATTCTACTTCTCTCCGCCCGGTCAAAGCTTCCTCCGCCGACTCACCTGCTTCTG CTAGAGGTGTCGAGAATGTGGTAATTATAGGTTCTGGTCCTGCTGGATACACAGCGGCAATTTATGCTGCTCGCGCCAATTTGAAGCCTGTAGTCTTTGAAGGATATCAAATGGGTGGTGTGCCTGGAGGACAACTTATGACTACCACTGAAGTGGAAAATTTTCCAGGGTTTCCAGATGGAATTACTGGTCCAGATTTGATGGATAG GATGAGACGACAAGCCGAACGTTGGGGTGCTGAACTGTTCCAAGAAGATGTGGAATCTCTTGATGTTAAAAACAGTCCTTTCACTGTGAAAAGTAGTGAACGTAAG GTTAAATGCCACAGCATCATTTATGCCACAGGAGCTACTGCAAAAAGGCTCAGGTTACCTCGGGAAGAGGAATTTTGGAGTAGAGGAATTAGTGCTTGTGCAATTTGCGATGGAGCATCACCACTGTTTAAAGGACAGATACTTGCTGTTGTAGGAGGTGGTGATACAGCTACGGAAGAAGCAATATACTTAACCAAGTATGCTCGTCATGTTCATTTGCTTGTACGGAGGGATCAGCTTAGGGCTTCAAAAGCAATGCAAGATAg AGTGTTCAACAATCCAAATATCACGGTGCACTTCAATACAGAGACTGTGGATGTGGTTAGCAATACTAAAGGGCAGATGTCTGGTATTTTAACTAGAAAACTTGATACTGGGGAAGAGTCTGTGCTCGAGGCAAAAGGCTTGTTCTATGGCATTGGTCATTTACCTAATAGCCAGCTGTTGGAGGGCCAAGTTCAACTTGACAGTGCAGGCTATGTGTTAGTTCAGGAAGGTACTGCAAAAACATCTGTTGAAGGTGTATTTGCTGCTGGAGATGTGCAG GACTATGAATGGAGACAAGCTGTAACTGCTGCTGGATCTGGATGTATTGCTGCATTATCAGTGGAGAGATACCTTGTTGGGAATAATCTACTTGTAGAGTTCCATCAG CCTCCTACAGAAGAAGTTAAGAAAGAACTTACTGACCGAGATGTTGAAGCGGGCTTTGATATAACACTTACAAAGCATAAAGGCCAG TATTCTCTGCGGAAGTTGTATCATGAAAGTCCAAGACTCATATGTGTACTGTATACATCACCAACTTGTGGTCCATGTAGGACTTTGAAGCCAATTCTCAGCAAG GTGATTGATGAATATGATCAAAATGTGCATTTTGTTGAAATTGATATTGAGGAAGATCAAGAAATCGCAGAAGCAGCTGGAATTATGGGTACTCCTTGTGTGCAGTTCTTCAAGAACAAGGAGATGCTAAG GACGGTACCAGGAGTCAAAATGAAGAAAGAGTATAGAGAATTCATTGATGCAAATAAATGA
- the LOC136209990 gene encoding heat stress transcription factor B-3, giving the protein MDSITATDDHKGLLEYVRRTTPPPFLLKTYMLVEDPVTDQVISWNADGTAFVVWQPAEFARDLLPTLFKHSNFSSFVRQLNTYGFRKVATSRWEFCNDKFKKGERDLLCQIRRRKAWSNKQAHQSSAAMANELDEDQRSSSTSSSSEYSTLMDENKRLKKENGVLNSELTSMKRKCKELLDLVANYTHLEKDEDNDERPKLFGVRLEVEGDNINKEKKRKKKAEIRECATILLSQSCK; this is encoded by the exons ATGGACTCAATTACAGCCACCGATGACCACAAAGGTTTATTAGAATATGTCCGGAGAACAACTCCGCCGCCATTCCTACTCAAAACATACATGCTCGTCGAGGATCCGGTCACCGATCAAGTTATTTCCTGGAACGCCGACGGAACTGCCTTTGTCGTCTGGCAGCCGGCCGAGTTTGCCCGTGATCTTTTACCTACACTGTTCAAACACAGCAACTTTTCCAGCTTTGTCCGTCAACTCAATACTTAt GGTTTCAGAAAAGTTGCTACGAGCAGATGGGAGTTCTGCAACGACAAGTTCAAAAAGGGTGAACGAGACTTACTATGCCAAATCCGCCGACGAAAAGCATGGTCCAATAAACAAGCTCATCAATCCAGTGCAGCAATGGCGAATGAGCTAGATGAAGATCAAAGATCATCATCAACATCATCATCCTCAGAATACAGTACCCTAATGGACGAAAATAAAcgtctgaagaaagaaaatggtGTGTTAAACTCAGAGCTAACAAGCATGAAAAGAAAGTGCAAGGAGCTTCTTGATTTAGTAGCTAATTACACACATCTGGAGAAAGATGAAGATAATGATGAAAGGCCTAAATTATTTGGTGTCAGACTTGAAGTTGAAGGAGATAATATTAATaaagagaagaagaggaagaagaaggctgAGATTAGAGAGTGTGCTACCATTTTACTTTCTCAATCATGCAAatga